The following DNA comes from Nicotiana sylvestris chromosome 10, ASM39365v2, whole genome shotgun sequence.
tACCAAATCTGTTTTTAGGAGccttagggttcctcgtgacTGATCTGTGTCTatttgagccaagtgattagggtctaatggaccttaatcgaagtgtttatcatttgagaacacttcgattaaagtccgttcaaccctaagaaagatcaattcaaatccgagctagggtttgctgatttttcaagatttcaggTATCTTTGTGTTCTTTTCTATCAGTTCATGAGTCTTGTTGTAATTGAATGTTTGTTTATTGCCCCAAAATGTTAGTTGATTTTGTCTCTGAATTGTTAgtcgactgtgtcctgtccaccttgcctggaCCCCTCTGTTTGATCGAGTCTTTcttcattcactgataatgtgtgtgtTTTGTaaactgcatatttgattgaattTGTAATTGGTCATTTAATTAGTTCCCAAGGTCATTTCTGTATTGACATTACAACCTGAACCCCTTGTTCAATACTGTTAGATTTATGATCATGGTCTTTGATtgtataattagtatagtcgattcgatacgtgtcgtcaaatagtttcagctgtttgaatGATAACAATTTGATCTGTTTTTGCTGAACATTGTTTGAATCTAAAATTGAGAATCGACTATAGCTACTTATATTTGTTGATTTGAATCAGAAACTTAAGGATTTGGTTTGTAACCGCagtctgaattggtggcatgtgcatttgtgcacaacatatgcataaaggccctttttagattaaaatagtttgacagcatatgctgtcagattatattcttgctgcccctgtctgcttttagtttaataaaatgttaaaggggactgtcagggaatatgatggggGGTCCCTAATTTTAAATGTTTGAGTGTGGAAAAATAGCTGAAAAGGAATAGGTTCTAAGTTGTTTAAACAGGCTGTGAATAGCCtgatgttaggctataaaaggGAGAAGAACTTACATTAGTGAGGAGGggaattttggaaaagaaaaacaCAGACAGATTTTAGACTGAAAAATTTAGACTGTGCCAGGAGATTGATTTTTTGAAGGCATAGATACAGAGAGATATCACAGAATAGGCATATACAGATACATACACAATAGcgaaaaacatacaaaaaaaaatcagaaactgtttcttcctactgttgtttgggtttcatttgttcaacctgttcaatcaatcctgatttcttccaagtctcgactaagtctattgtttggTTTGCATTGTTTGTTCTCCTGGACTTGGTCTTGTCTTGGAGCATTGTTTCTACTGCACTGCGTGCTGCTGTTGTGTTGTTACTACTTGTTCTATCGGTTATAGCTGCACCTTGCTCTGGGATTTGTCCTGTTGTTATTTGCTGTTACagctgctgcatttgttgccattgttactctgctgatttcccttcttcttcaactgtaaacacttccaggtacacacttctgaaaccatgtgttgttgaaagcttgaagttttgaagcagaaataaagaaattaatgTTGTTTACTTCACAATGCTTGTGTTCAAAATATAGCCATAGTTTGAATGATAAGTTGGCCTGCATTTGTTTAACTTCAAACTGcaattgctctgtatgaattaacatacattctgattgagatgaactattagatagcattgtttgttagatcagacgtatTTTAATGCATATAACCATTGGGTCTTGATTTAGTTATGacattataacatagaatcatggcaagcatctgtatgtattttGTCTAGACCTCTGAACTGTCAAATCAGTTGTATTTGGTTTCGTTTGACTtcaggataaatgtatcccaaacaaattctCATGTGGTTACGTTAACAGTTTGGCTATGTACGCCAACTCTCTTGTCAGACTACTTGTtccgatataggttcgatatgggcttcgatatagattcactgtttcgaaataatgcgatgacttttgagagaaactaataggcattttttgagttcaattagtagtagttttcctaataaacagccgatttcattaatcaagcccaaataagctagttttaaaattcaaatttgaaAGTCGTTTAAGGTAagtttagtatatgttattagtttgcttgcaatctcccttagcaaattaacaagCGTACTCACTCGTTGAAGACAAggcatgaggtaactctcacctcGCAAACaaccaatcaggtaatcaaacagaATTCGGATTCGGCAAACATAGTAAAGATTTAACAtgtagttgcttaaacaagtaaatttggtatcttctttcttttattttttagagtcaaacgtaatagaaatgtagtcactttaggacaTCCTTTTTTAAaagtaatgagacgagcctcatcaaataaagatacacattgcggggccctcaataattgatcataataaacacataggttttggGATGGACTGTCTAGAAAAGTTcactccttccccaaagataataacgcgttaggctctttaggcgcgacttaattaaattacattcttaaattcgggtgcacattgatgtgacccaaatccaaatctcaacggagtcaagatgtgttaacaactacgggtgcattgattgtgacgtggttcaatatgcattttcacgacattgcaattctataaaaaatggtaataatgaaagcggtttagacttaataaaagcacataagtcacaacatatatttaaatcagatatttagccataataacaatttaagcgaccgtgctagaactacgagattcgagggtgcctaacaccttccctcgggtcaacagaattccttacctagaatttctggttcgcagacttcatttggaaaagtcaaaaatttcctcgatttgggattcaagataaaccggtgacttgggacaccaaaagtcaaacctttcccaagtggcgactctgaattgaataaataatcccatttcgaatattgtcacttaaattggaaaaactccctcgcgcatttaacccttcggggcgggcgcgcaaaaaggaggtgtgacagttaggatactttacctcgtggatagacccaatttttagtaatttttggacctcatcttgaatcacctgatttttgaaagttccttgctttctgttcttttgtttgacaggaggatatgatgggtcttcaTTTTGTGATTCATTACTTCCGGTGGTATTTTTGTCATATCAGAATGGgaccaaacaaaacaatccacgttagtttGCAAAAGTTCAATCAACTTACCTATCATGTCCTGGCTTAGAGTGGCCCCTAcgtagactttcctttcaggaCATTGTGTGGATAACAGTACAGCttccagttcttcaattgttgttttgatattttcgttttcctctggttcttgaatggcatCAGGCTTTGAGTCCACATCTGTTCGCCCTTGTTTAGTTGAGATTTGTGTTGTGGTACCCTCAACTGAATTCTGTAACTGCTATTTTTCTACGTTTCTCGTACTTGAATCTGCTACAGAGTTGATATTCCTGGATGTCTATTGATCCCCACAGATTTGACATATcccccatggtgatggaaatttaattacATAGTGCAAGGTTGACGGAACGACATCCATCTCGTGGATCCATGATCTTCCGAGAATCATATTttaagccatctccatatctaccacctgaaactttgtatctttgacaactccttaTGTGAATGTAGTaagtgttacctctcctttcaTCACGAAGCTAGAATTGTCAAATCCTGAcaaagtatgcgcctttggtattaatttatcttcagcttgcatctcgcgCAGTACTCTTAGCAGAATAATATTCAcgaaactacctggatcaatcaaaattcgtttcacattagtatcatgtacaagtagagatattaccagtgcatcgttatgtggATATAATATGtcatctgcatctgcatcatcaaacgtaatactttcttcctctaagacatgtcgcacccgtttcctgtgggtaattgtgactttggaaaCTTTATTGGCCGATGTGTACGTCACGCCATTAATGTCTTCACCTTCGCTTATAACATTAACGATCCGTTTGGGAGAAGTTGCTTTAGGGGGCTCCTGCATGTTCTTcatgtatgcttgcttacctCTCTCACTGAATGATTCGGTGAGATACCCTTGCTTTAATAGATGATCAACTTCCCCTTGTAGCAACCTACAGTCTAccgttttatgcccgtgatcgttgtgaaatttgCACCAGTGATCACGATTgtgcctgtttggattcgatctcatttcttttggccaccaCACATTatcacccatgcttcttaaaatagctacgagctcggaagtgCTTATATTAAAATTATAACCGCCAAATCTTGCCTTCAAGTTTCTATCATCATCCCATGACTCTCGCATGTTTCAATCATTCCCAAACCCTGATGACGAGCCCGACTCTCCATTCCTCAACCTATGATCATACCTGAGATTGTCATGTTTTGACCGTGAATCTTTTCTCGCTGGGCCTATATATGGTATGTACCTTTTATTACCGGACCGTTTTTCAGTTTCTGCCAGTCTGGAActtacttttcttctttttgagatcgtGAAATAATATCCTCTTCTATCCTTAGCTTCATGCTATAACTGTTGTAAACGTCATTCCATGTTGTGGCAGGGAATTCACAAAGACTTTcattgagtcgtctcgtggctttcgaacttttttcattcaaattactagtGAAGGCTATATAGCtgcccaattgtcaggtacaCGCGGTAACGTCATCCTTTCACGCTGGAACCtatccacgaactctctaagcaactctgaatccccttgcttgattttgaaaatatcttccattctcttttcgactttttgagctcccgaatgtgccttgataaatgaatctgcaagctcagcaaaagaatttatgaaattttcaggtaaaagagaataccatgttaatgctccttagtgagtgtttcactgaattttttgaccaatactg
Coding sequences within:
- the LOC138880200 gene encoding uncharacterized protein, coding for MRESWDDDRNLKARFGGYNFNISTSELVAILRSMGDNVWWPKEMRSNPNRHNRDHWCKFHNDHGHKTVDCRLLQGEVDHLLKQGYLTESFSERGKQAYMKNMQEPPKATSPKRIVNVISEGEDINGVTYTSANKVSKVTITHRKRVRHVLEEESITFDDADADDILYPHNDALVISLLVHDTNVKRILIDPGSFVNIILLRVLREMQAEDKLIPKAHTLSGFDNSSFVMKGEVTLTTFT